CCGAGGCTGTGCGTGCCCGGAGGCCAGGCCTCGAGGAGCTACTGGCGGGCGTGGACAGCAACCTGGCCGAGCTGGAGGCCACCCGGCTGGCGGAAGAGGAAGCCTTGGCCTGTCTGCGGGAGCAGGCAGCCAAGGTGGGCACGCAGGTGGAAGAGGCAGCCGAGGGGGTCCTCCGGGCCCTCCTGGCCCAGAAGCAGGAGGTGCTGGGGCAGCTACGGGCCCACGTGGAGGCTGCCGAGGAGGCTGCACGGGAGAGGCTGGGGGAGCTGGAGAGCCGGGCACAGGTGGCCAGGGAGGCGGCCGCCTTTGCCCGTCGCGTGCTCAGCCTGGGTCGGGAGGCCGAGATACTCTCGCTGGAGGGGGCAATTGCCCAAAGGCTTCAGCAGCTGCAGCGTTGTCCCTGGATGCCTGGGCCAGCCCCCTGCCTGCTGCCCCAGCTGGAGCTCCATCCTGGACTCCTGGACAAGAACCGCCAGCTGCTAAGGCTCTCCTTTCAGGAGCAGCAGCCCCAGAAGGACAGCGGGAAAGACGGAGCCAGAAGCCAGGGAGGCGCTGCAACCCCGCCCCAGAGCAGGGACGGAGCCCAGACCCCAAAGCAGGACAGCGCGCAGCCGCCCCAGGAAGATGGAGCCCAGACCCTAAAGGCGGAGAGAGCCGAGACGCCCCAAGAAGATGGAGCCCAGACCCCGAAAGAGGGCAGAGCCCAGACACCCCAGGAAGATGGAGGAGCCCAGTCCCCAAGGGGCGGCCGATCCAACAAGAAGAGGAAGTTCAAAGGCAGGCTCAAGTCCGTTTCCCGGGAGCCCAGCCCAGCACCTGGGCCGAACCTGGAGGGCTCTGGCCTCCTCCCCAGGCCCATCTTTTTCTGCAGCTTCCCCACACGGATGCCGGGGGACAAGCGGTCTCCGCGGATCACCGGGCTGTGTCCGTTTGGCTCCCGGGAGATCCTGGTGGCAGATGAGCAGAACAGGGCCCTGAAGCGCTTCTCCCTCAATGGCGACTACAAGGGCGCGGTGCCCGTCCCCGAGGGCTGCTCCCCGTGCAGCGTGGCCGCCCTGCAGGACGCCGTGGCCTTCTCGGCTGGCGCTCGCCTCTATCTCATCCGCCCCAACGGCGAGGTGCAGTGGCGCCGGGCGCTGAGCCTCTGCCAGGCCAGCCACGCCGTGGCCGCCATGCCGAGCGGGGACCGGGTGGCCGTCAGCGTGTCAGGCCACGTGGAGGTGTACAACATGGAAGGCAGCCTGGCCACCCGGTTTATCCCTGGGGGCAAGGCCAGCCGGGGCCTGCGGGCACTAGTGTTCCTGACCACCAGCCCCCAGGGCAATTTCGTGGGGTCAGATTGGCAGCAGAGTAGCCTGGTGGTCTGTGACGGGCTGGGCCAGGTGATTGGGGAGTACGGGGGGCCGGGCCTGCACGGCTGCCAGCCGGGCTCCGTGTCCGTGGATAAGAAGGGCTACATCTTTCTGACCCTTCGGGAGGTCAACAAGGTGGTGATCCTCGATCCGAAGGGGTCGCTGCTCGGTGACTTCCTGACGGCCTATCACGGCCTGGAAAAGCCCCGGGTGACCACCATGGTGGATGGCAGGTACCTGGTTGTGTCCCTCAGTAATGGGACCATCCATGTCTTTCGGGTCCGCCCTCCTGACAGTTAAAGGGCTGGGACTGGAGAGACACTTCGGGGTGGGGGGACT
This genomic stretch from Globicephala melas chromosome 15, mGloMel1.2, whole genome shotgun sequence harbors:
- the TRIM56 gene encoding E3 ubiquitin-protein ligase TRIM56 produces the protein MSAGRREAALYLKRPEENSWPFRMVSQGSSPSLLEALSSDFLACKICLEQLRVPKTLPCLHTYCQDCLAQLAEGSHLRCPECRETVPVPPTGVAAFKTNFFVNGLLDLVKARAGGDLRAGKPACALCPLMGGASAGGPATARCLDCADDLCQACADGHRCTRQTHSHRVVDLVGYRAGWYDEEARERQAAQCPQHPGESLRFLCQPCSQLLCRECRLDPHLDHPCLPLAEAVRARRPGLEELLAGVDSNLAELEATRLAEEEALACLREQAAKVGTQVEEAAEGVLRALLAQKQEVLGQLRAHVEAAEEAARERLGELESRAQVAREAAAFARRVLSLGREAEILSLEGAIAQRLQQLQRCPWMPGPAPCLLPQLELHPGLLDKNRQLLRLSFQEQQPQKDSGKDGARSQGGAATPPQSRDGAQTPKQDSAQPPQEDGAQTLKAERAETPQEDGAQTPKEGRAQTPQEDGGAQSPRGGRSNKKRKFKGRLKSVSREPSPAPGPNLEGSGLLPRPIFFCSFPTRMPGDKRSPRITGLCPFGSREILVADEQNRALKRFSLNGDYKGAVPVPEGCSPCSVAALQDAVAFSAGARLYLIRPNGEVQWRRALSLCQASHAVAAMPSGDRVAVSVSGHVEVYNMEGSLATRFIPGGKASRGLRALVFLTTSPQGNFVGSDWQQSSLVVCDGLGQVIGEYGGPGLHGCQPGSVSVDKKGYIFLTLREVNKVVILDPKGSLLGDFLTAYHGLEKPRVTTMVDGRYLVVSLSNGTIHVFRVRPPDS